The DNA window CATTCGACTTGCTATCAGCAAGATGATGTTACTCAAAGAGTATCAGgtggaaataaaattttaacttcATTTTAGCTATTGCTCCCaaataatatatgtttttccCTGTACAAAGAGATAACATTGCAAGAGAGGGAGATATGCATATCTCTCTTGAAAATCTACCTTTTATTAGTCTAGAGGGAACAACATGGTTGGAGAATGGAAACACTTACAATGGTTATACTGATCTTACATATTTCCGTATACAAAATAATGCAGAAATTATTTGTAcatctaagaaaaaaatatgatggtTTGCCCAGAATGATAGATTACTGATGATAATAAAGCTAGTAGCTTGCAGAAATTTGAAGCTAGCAGGTAAATACTAATACATGAAAGTTCAGAGTAGGGACTAGAATTTGAGTAGTCATAGATGGACATACGAGATTGCTACTGCACATTACTTTCCATATTCAACTTAAGGCGAATGTGACTGGTTAGTGCAATGATCTTCTATTTCACATTACAGCGAAGAGAAAATCAGTGTGAAAGATCCAGTCTACTCTTCAAGTTCAAAATAGTGCTTGATCATACTTTGCATCTGAAATCAATGTGAACATCAGTTTAGGTTTATAAGTTAGAAGTATACAAGCATAATAGAATTAATGAATTATACAAGGACAAAAGAAAACTTCGATACTGTTGCCAGAAAAATGTAGAAGAATGGAATGTGCTACACATAACGCAAAAGATTGCCACCTGAAATAGTTTTAAAACAGTACAGAGCACAGAAAATTTAATTTCAGCATATGGCATACAGAGGTCAGAAGTGTTCATAAAATCAACAAAGCAAGCTACTTCCCCAAGAACATCTGAGGCCTATATTTATGAACACAACAGGTTAGAATCTTTTACAGCAGGAATGAGTGAATGAGAGTATAAAACAACACAACACTATTGCACATCATTACACCCATGCGTGCAAAATGTGATGCCATATTCGTAACAAGCCATAAGTTAGAGATTCAGAAGACCACGATAGGATCTTTTCATATTCATACCAAACATTTGAGACTTCCATTAGATGGCAAATTTCTAGATAAACCAACATACTTGCTCAATTCTACAGGGGCATCCTAACTTAAATTCATGAGAATTGCACACAAATAAGTAAATTCAAATAGGAAAGACAGCTGTTATGTTTTCAGTAAAAGCAGGGCCATCATGCCTTTTGTCCAAAAATTCAAATAGGAAGGAGAAACACCAGCCGGAAAATGTATACCAGGCAGAATAATTAGTTAATGTAGATCAGACATGGTTGAGTTGTATATTGCACTAGCCAGCACAGACCCTAAAAATGAACTAACAGTAAGCCATTTGAAACTATTGTgcttgtaaacaaaaatatatgtaagATGTACCATTGTACACAAATTTCAGACAAACATAACTATATGTACATAATCTACATTAGTCAATACATGAGATTCAGGAATGTTTCAATTTGAATGTGTACAGCGAAATTACTCTTAAACCAGCAATAGGTTACCTGATTCAGTCAATATTTCCTTCAGACAAAATTGGTCAGCATTTCCTCCACCTGATCTCCCCCCACTTGAAACTTCTCGAGTGAATACACAACTCATGATCAAATACTCTTCAATTTCTACATTGATTAGGGAACAGAATAACCCACCACCAGCATATACATGTGAATGCACCAAATTCAAGGTATGTTATGTTAGCAAAAAGGAACCGGCATACATATTCAAATGGTGAGTGCATTGTTAATTTCCGAAAGAAAGTGTCACAAAACTGAACCATCAAGAAGTTGTTCCAACGGATTTCATATGAATGGAGATGAATTAGAATCATACAGCTGAATTCTTGACCCCACATCAACGCACAAGATCAACCAAAGTTTTCCTCCGAGGGAACCGTTGCGGGAGCCGGAGCGACATGGCATCCTCAATCTCGATGGGCAAATGCGTGGCGACGAACACGATCCCACCCTTCTTGCGGTGCTCCGCTATGATGTACTCCAGCAGCTTGACACCCTCGGCATCCAGCGCGACGGACGGCTCGTCCAGGAGCCAGATCGGGCGATCGATGGCGAGCAGCCTGGCGAGCTGGAGCCTCTTCCTCTGGCCCATGGAGAGCATCCTCGCCTTCTCGTTCATGAGCCTGCCGAGCCCCATGAGCTCGATGGCCGGGGCCGACTTGCCGTGCTTCCCCTCGAGGAGCTCGAACCACTGCACGTTCTCGAGCACGGTGAGCTTCTCCTTGACGGCGTCCTTGAGCGACATCCAGTTGAGCTGAAGCTTGTACTGCTGGAACACGCCCGGGGAGGTGATGTCGTGGCCGTTCCAGAGGACCTCCCCCGCCGAGGGGCGCGAGAAGCCGGCGAGCATCCGCAGGAAGGTGCTCTTGCCGGAGCCGTTGGCGCCGGTGAGCACCAGCGCCGTCCCGTCGTGGACGCTGACGTTGATGTCGCGGAGCACCGTCTGCGCGTTCCGCATGCAGGAGACGCCGTTGAGgaggagccgcggcggcgggggcttcAGCGGCGCCATTTcagccccgcgcgcgcgcgggctcGGCGCCGCGGTGGTGGAGGGCGGGAGGATTGGTGGCTTGGTGcgccgcgcgacggcggcggcggcggcggcgcgcggagacGACGAAGTGGGGGGAGTGTCGTGGTGAGTGGTTTACTGGGCCTTTTTTTCTACGAGTATTTAATGGGCTTTAGCCAATCATGGGCCGTGGGGATCCGAATGGGCTCGCCGGTTTGAGGCCGTGACCTGGCCCGCGTTCccattcttttttcttaatGTATATTTTACTTTGAGCTATCTTGTGTTACCGATGTTTTTCTTAATGTTTTGAGCTGTCATTTaaccaatatttttattttaggcCAGATAATATTATCTATGTTTTACTTTGGATCACCTGACTCtcttctcaagcatatgaaTAACCTTGTGTACGCCATCTCTTACTCGTCAATAAACTCCCTCGGATGTATGTAGACCGTTTTTTTTATGTATGACAAATTTGATGTAGATTGTCTAAATATCACAAAGGTAAAATTATCAtgtccaaaataaaaacaatagttAATTAaaaggtggtccaaagtgaaacatcGATAATAAAAGATTGTcaaaaagtgatatatatatatatactttttttcttcttttttgaatccttgatttttttcccaaccCTTTTTTTTACCAGGGAACTTTAACTGTGGACTGAAACTGCATTGGTGGCGTTTGTATCTGTAGCATTTGATGCGAACCCCAGAAAGTATTCTTATAGTGATCGTCAAGACGGAGGATCCATATTTCGGCCtagttcgcgaaaaaaataatttttgagtgtcacatcggacatttgaccgaatatcggaaggggtttttgacACGAATGAGAAAACTAacttcataactcgcctggaaaccgcgagacgaatttattaagcctaattaatccaccattagcacatgtgggttactgtagtacttatgactaatcatggactaattaggtttaaaaaattcgCCTCGCGatttttcatgcaaactgtacaattagttttttattttatctatatttaatgttctatGGTATCTAAAGattagatgtgatgtttttgaaaaaaaaaattagcaccTAAACAAGGCCTTCCACAGTTCCACTTGCATAGGTTGAGCACAGGGGGTTGAGAAATGAGAATTCACACTGGTAGCTTAActgtagatttttttaattccttatgagttttttttcttggcaaGTTGACATTCATTACCGTGATGACTGATGAGTTTTGGTTGGCGATGATGCGACACTTCGTCTTGGGCTGACTCAACTACTGGACGACCAAGCTAGCTATTGTCCATCCCATCACCATATATATAAAATCGCTAAGTTGGGTATAAAtaaaatctctctctcttcctacCTCTTTCATTTCTAACAAAAACAATTTTACCTAGGGCCTTTTTGactgtcacatcggacgtttgatcagatatcggaaggggtttttggatacgaatgaaaaaactaatttataaCTTGCCTAGAAACAGCGAgaagaatcttttgagcctaattaatccgtcattagtacatgtgggctactgtagcacttatggctaatcatgaactaattaggttcaaaagattcgtctcgcgattttttccctaactgtgcaattagtttttaaatttatctacatttaatactccatgcatatttctaaagattcgatatgatgtttttgagaaaaagttTTTGGAACTCAACTGGGCCTTAGCATATTCTATATTGAGCAGTTGAGCCATATCGGCATATCCACGATGATCCTCTTTGTTGTCGCGCGTTCGTTAGCAAGTCATGTCGTTGTCGCTGAGATCTAGTATCTCCATTCGTCCACGAGAACGTCAGCCAGCGCTTCATCGATCAACACATGGCTTGATGCTAATAGGCTGCAtcaaaaattaactaaaataagattatttattttttttagaaacacaacaCGCGCACACTCACCCATATAAACGCACTTACACCTAAACCTATAAGTGCATGCATTCTGGAGCGGTATATGTTAAAATTGACAAAGTGATGGACTCCTCGCTATCGATAGGTATATATCGCGTACAGCTAATTTCTTGATAGACACCACCAGTTGCACTAAATATAACTAAATGTTGTGTATGTATATGCTTGTGAGAAAAACGAGCACACGCGCTGAGTTTTTCTAAATCTCTAATCAATGGTTGAGGCTACGCCGGGTGTGCTGCAAGATTGTTAAATTGGTAGCTACTGGCTATGAACACTAGGCTACTGTAGCTAGGTACTTAGACGATGGAGTTAATTATACGAATCATCAACTACGTATTCACGCATTGACCCGGCCAGCCGTTCATCTGTCTGGATTGCGCGCCGCGCGCGACCAACTAACTCAGGATCCGATAGATACGCGcgagatgacgtcacctaggaGCGATGCCTACCTcattgactgacatgtgggccccaccccctGCATTGCCCACATGACACCTCACACAGAACCGAGTGATGAGCTGTACACACTTGTCTGTAATGGTCGATGTGATTTAATTTTCAGTTCGATTTtggtttttgatttttttgattTGACCACTTGCTTATTGTTATTGGCTGCATTATAACAGTTGCATGCTACTAGCTGCATGGATTAATCCTTTGTTAAGCAAACCATGCAAGCATATGAAGATTGTATATATTATCAGTTCATCACACCGCCGTATCATCATCTATCACACCTCAGAAAAGCTTTGCTGATTAGTTGCTTGCTTGAGTTGTTTCAGAGATAAAAATCTAGTTAAACTATGGTTTCCGCGAGATACGgtctttgcatgcatgcatgcatattggCCGTCCCTCTGCTTAAGATCGTGTCATTTCGTGTGAAATTTGTGATCATCCACATGATCGGATTAGGTAGAGACGACTCTGATTACGTGCCTGATATGAGCAATGGACCACGGCCCGATTTGGTCTTTGGCGCCCGATCGCCCGGCATGATCAGAATGGATCGGCTAGAGAAAATGCAGCGTATCTTAATCCCTCTGAATCCTGTTTCGTCTTCTCTTCAGTAGTTCAGTACTACTGCTGCATCCTCCATTGCAAGGGAACTTTTCGCCATTATTGCTCCGGAATTCGTCAAAAAAAGCTCAGGActactgcaagtctgcaactggGATAGCTAGCTGTTCATCAGTAGAAATTGCAAATGGAAATATATTATTAGCACTGTATTTGTATTTTTCAGTTCAGATTTTCTTTTCATAAGAAAAGGCAAGAGCAATGCTTTTTTTTGTATgttatactccttccgttccaaaatataaggcacaaccacccttaacccaaataccaagaaataattatcaTCGCCTCATAGTTTGGATTAACCTAATAAATAGAATGCATGCacccaataaaattagagatttTGATGATGGAGGAttcaaataataatattttagtgtAAAAAATGTGCTAGTtaatgacatgcatgcatgcataccttatattatgaaacaactttaaaaattaGTCGTGCCTTATAATTATGGAATTAAGGGAGTATTATGTTCAGTTCAGTTAAGATTTAAGGCTAAGAAGAGGCCAAGACTACTACTACATGCAACTTTTCGCCATTATTACTCGCGAAGTCGTCAAAAGCTTAGTACTGGAACAGGGGTAGCTAGCTGTTCATCCGTAGAAGTTAGATGCAAATGGagataatatattattagtGTACTGCATTTTCAGTTCCGATAGATTTTCTTCTGAAAGAAAGGCAGGAGCTTTAATTTgcattttatatattatattcagttcagttcagattTAAGGCTAAGAATTGGCCAAGAGTACAGTGAATTGGTAAGAGAGAAGCTGCAATTAGCAGTAGGTGAAGTGGAGCTCTCACTGGGGATCATTGGATGGAGTATGTCCCAACCGCCTCGGCCTAATCACCAGCACAATATAAAAACCATCATCACCATAATAATCATACTTGTATACTACTGTAGAATAATTCTCCATCGCAAGAATTAAACAATTGCAACGAGAAGATTCCCATAGAGCTAGCATTAGTTTTTCCAATGCTGGCCTGCCTCAGTCTCTGACAGACAGTTCATTCTCTTGTGTATCATATCCATTCTCTGCATTCTTGCAGCTATATATAAACACACCATCATCCAGCTCTAGCTACACACTGCTACTGCTGCATATTGCTAGGCACAAattcagagagagagacaggTCGAGCTAGAAAGAATCACACATGGAGAACAACACATCTCATTACTCTTCTTGCATTAGCCCAGCAGCTGAGACGTCGTCCATGTCAGCTGGAGAGAGCAGCTGGGCGATGCACATTGCGAACTTCTTGGCATCACCGTACAACAGCCAGGAGATGTGCCAGGAACCAGTGATCTCTGGCAGCAGCAGCTTCTCCTCTGGCTTCTCTTCTTCGTTTGCTACTTCCTATGACGACGCATCGTTCATCACGTCGGAGATGATGtgtgacgacgacgatgacgatgattcCTTGCAGGACACTGCCTGTTCTTCTGCAGCTGCCCCTAAGGTTAGAAAAGATTCTGCCTGTATGCCTGTTCATCTGTTCATCTCTTCTTGTTGTTCAAAACAACATTACATATATAACCTGCATTTCTTACATAGCTACCATCTGTTGTTTTACAGTTAACTAGCAACTTGAACAATGTTGATATGAAGTCAATGGCAACAATGGAGGCTAAAGATATCAACATCACACAGCTGGTAAGTTTCTGAAACAGTTTctctatattttctttctttgttcaGAACCCAATTATATGTATCCATGTATGTTTCCTTACAAGTTTACTTAACATTGCAGGCCAAGTATTTTGTCGATGCCAGTTCACGACAGCCGGCGGCTGAAGTGCTTCAAGAAACAGTCAGTGTTGATAACAACAACGACAAGTCCTTGTATGAATGTAATGAGCTGAGGAAGAAAGGGCTCTGCTTGGTCCCTCTCTCCATGTTGATAAATTACCTCGGATGATTGATTGTACTGTTAATGTGTACTGTCAGTATTCAGTTTAATTAATCGTATACAACGATAGTGTTCATATATCACTCTCTTGTGTCAGCTGATGATCAGAAACCTAATTCCTATCATGCTGTTGAGCTGTCTGATCGTACCACTCGCTTAGAAAAATAAGTATTCAACTATTGGAGAGCAATAAACAAGTAGGAAGAGATAATCTAGCTAGTGCATACGCCAGTGAGGAAATTTAATTTGTACGCATAGCTTCAGTTCTTTCTAAGTattcaattgttaaaaatttcCAAGTTTAGGCAAACTTTCAGTACAATTCATTTATCTATGTGACA is part of the Oryza glaberrima chromosome 4, OglaRS2, whole genome shotgun sequence genome and encodes:
- the LOC127771946 gene encoding uncharacterized protein LOC127771946; its protein translation is MENNTSHYSSCISPAAETSSMSAGESSWAMHIANFLASPYNSQEMCQEPVISGSSSFSSGFSSSFATSYDDASFITSEMMCDDDDDDDSLQDTACSSAAAPKLTSNLNNVDMKSMATMEAKDINITQLAKYFVDASSRQPAAEVLQETVSVDNNNDKSLYECNELRKKGLCLVPLSMLINYLG
- the LOC127772177 gene encoding ABC transporter I family member 1 is translated as MAPLKPPPPRLLLNGVSCMRNAQTVLRDINVSVHDGTALVLTGANGSGKSTFLRMLAGFSRPSAGEVLWNGHDITSPGVFQQYKLQLNWMSLKDAVKEKLTVLENVQWFELLEGKHGKSAPAIELMGLGRLMNEKARMLSMGQRKRLQLARLLAIDRPIWLLDEPSVALDAEGVKLLEYIIAEHRKKGGIVFVATHLPIEIEDAMSLRLPQRFPRRKTLVDLVR